The following are encoded in a window of Balaenoptera ricei isolate mBalRic1 chromosome 1, mBalRic1.hap2, whole genome shotgun sequence genomic DNA:
- the LOC132349783 gene encoding non-histone chromosomal protein HMG-14, translating to MPKRKVSSAEGAAKEEPKRRSARLSAKPAPAKVETKPKKAAGKDKSSDKKVQTKGKRGAKGKQAEVANQETKEDLPAENGETKNEESPASDEAGEKEAKSD from the coding sequence ATGCCCAAGAGGAAGGTCAGCTCCGCCGAGGGGGCGGCGAAGGAGGAGCCCAAGAGGAGATCGGCGAGGTTGTCAGCTAAACCAGCTCCTGCAAAAGTGGAAACGAAGCCAAAAAAGGCGGCAGGAAAGGATAAATCTTCCGACAAAAAAGtgcaaacaaaagggaaaaggggagcaAAGGGAAAACAGGCTGAAGTGGCTAACCAAGAGACTAAAGAAGACTTACCTGCAGAAAATGGAGAAACTAAAAATGAGGAGAGCCCAGCTTCTGAtgaagcaggagagaaagaagccaagtcTGATTAA